The sequence CTTTTAAAGGCACACTGAAATCATTTTAAGACTTAAATTACCATTATTAAGTCCTTAATCATGCTTTGGGCTCCAACATTAGCTAAACCTGTCTGCATCACAATTAATATGTTTCCTATGTCATAAGAGTCAGGCTGCACACTTGTTTTACGTCATATATGAAACTAACTTTTACTTATCCGAggggaaaaaattaaaaaattaaaatgaatagTTAtcgatttttaaaattaaaacggTACGAGGGAAAATAGTATGAAAATATATCATGGAATATGATATTGTGTTGTTAAAGGGtgtttttgaaattataaaaaaaatattcactagcatacaaaaattatttattctagagcttttttttttttttaaaggttcgcgttttaattttaagctatatatatctctatatatatatatatatatatacgagtGTGTTGTTTTGCCGCCTCTTGAGATTAAAgtaattaatcatttgaccagtTGAATAATTTATTAAACATTAATATGTAATTACAAGGATACAGCTACATCATCATCGTCTAATTAATCACTCCCCATCAGGCCCTGTATGTTCGATCTGTCGAactattattgtttaattaattatgtaTATTAAATTCAAACGCTACAAATATAGATTATTTTATCCCATTATTGATGCCACGTTTGCTACAAAAAGCTAAACAAATTTTTCAGTAAATACTACCTACGAATAATATCACGAActctatttattttttgttttttttcattcGACACTTTTTTTCTCCCCATCGCAAGcatggttatatatatatatatatatatatatatatatatatatattacataattTACATTTATATAagctaattattattttatcatcaaatataaattaagtaaaatataaaagttttaaaaagtaTAGTGTGATCACAATGTTTTTTAGTTTAATATGAGAtcaaaccattaagaaaaaaCATAATCCACTACACTGTTTGAGTTGGGCCAAGCCGTTGATATATATAATTCGGCTGCTTCAtaagatttatttttttttttaatatcatgATCGATACTACCTCTAtactatattttatattataagtTGTCAAACTATAGTTGAAGTGCGCATGCCATGTTTCATCACTCCACGACTCTTCATCTTTTCACTATAAATACTGCACCTAATTCATATACTTAGAAATTGTCTGAAAAAAAGAACCTCTTGCCTTGATCAATATAATAAACTAAATCAGAAGATGGCTCTTTTGAGCAAAAAGTGTGGCTACTCAAAGCTTCAAAGAGAGGACCCTGATGAAATAAAGCATCGAATGGCGCAGTTCTTGATTTACAAGTCGTTGCAGAAAGCTGATACAATGAGAAGGCCATCGTGGTTGCGAGTGAAAATGTTGAGGTTGAAGATCAAGATTGGTAAGAAGTTGAGGAAGGGTTTCTCCGTCGCGTCGTTTTCTGCGAAAACGGATTTGTACAGACAGATTGCTAGCGCGTTAAAGTCTTGGCTTCAGTACTGCAAACAGGATTCGATAGTAACTAGTAATGCCCTCCCACCAAAATGGGCTACGCATGTTGGATTGGCTCTCCCGCCAAATCCGAACCACCTAATGTATCAAAAAAGTTGCTAGGCTAGCTTGCGGAGTTGCCCCGCACCGTCATATAGATAGGTTTCTCAGCCCATTCAACATGGCAGACTGGATGGTGGGTTGTAGCGGGTTGTGGGTTAGCCCGTCCaacaatatgttatgaagcTTCGTGTGACCATTTCTTTTCCGCAGcttgtttttgtttaatttgtaACAGAATATAGGGTTTCATTGCTACATGTGATATGTAACCGGACGAGAAAAAAAATGAAGGGTGATGCTATATGTACACGAAGGGTTACATGTATTTGAAATTACATAAACATCCTTAGTGTATTTTGGAAAGAGTttttgcaaataaaataaagggataattttgtaatttcatgtgTAATATGTAACCCGACATGTAACTCAATGTGTacatgtaatattttcaaaaaatgaaTGATATATGAGTTGATGTAAGCCGAGATGTACACTACAAAATGTACATCTagcatttttcataatatattaGTTTCATCCCAAAAGATTCAAGTCACCCCGGGGCCCGGTTCAAAATCGTGTGTCATCTCAAGCAGCTCGTGGTTTGAATTAGAAACAATGATAAATGAAGTACTCGATCGTCTCCCGTATAGCGGTATAGGTTCATTCTGAAAACATATATTGGTTAAAAACGACTTGGTTACCCACTTTTTTTAATGAATACAAAGTAGTTGCTACGTGAGTTTGAGAACGAGAATATTGaaaatagaatatatatatatatatatatatatatatatatatatatatatatatagatatatacatATAGATATATCATATTGTAAGGAAATATGAAGTTAATTAATTTGGAGAAACAAGGGCGGCGCCAATTGCATAAATCATATATGAATTAAGCCTAAATTCCAATTGTAATGAAAGGACATCATCCTCTTCCatgttcatatttttaaattttgtttttatcaATAAGATTctatgaagattgaaatattaggaataatttatttattttttaaatacaaaatcaaTTTATATAATTGGGCCATACTGGAGGCCGGAGTATAACAAAATTCAAGGTTTTGCCCATTTCAGAGTGGGCCTGCTTCAAATTACTCAATATCTTCCTCGCTAAGAAAAGAGTACTCTAATCTAACGGGATAAAACCCAACTCCGTGGCCCATAGTCCTGTCCTACCCATTGCTTAATTCAAGTTTAGATCGGACATcacaatatttaatttgaaaatatttacaataaaagatttaatttattgtatattattttttgaaatataaaatgtTATTTTATCTCTAAAAAAACTGGTATAATAAGCTTcatttctcatcatttctatctgtcgTCTGTTTCATTAATTTGTATTAGATTGTTTAGAAATCGAATGAAATTGAGCTAAAAGAATTGACTTAGTTAAAACTTTGGATAAAAACAAACGATCCAAACCAActacattaatttaataaaaaaattcaaattttgcaCGATTATTTTTGAACTTTGAGATACTTTATTTGATTATCAGTTTGTATAGATATgtaatcaaacattgaaaatttatttatcacaGATTTTGCTCAAATTTTTTGATTAAAAGTAGCAAAATTATGTAACTCGCAtgagtattttaatttatgGTATTTTACCTATAATCATTCCAGTCCatgatcaaattaaatattcactCAACTTAATTCTTTATCAAAAGCGTCAATGACTACTTTTTCCAAATTACAATATCGATCGCATGCATTAATTCACATGAAATTCAAAACTGAAAATTACTAATCCAAGCTAAACCAAATTAACCAAAACGTACATTTGTTCATGAGCAAGAAATATATAGAACATTATGTTCTTTTCCCAAATAATATATAGTTCTAGatattttaaattcaatttacttaaaaattataatttcttttttttttcctctctACACAAAGCAAGCATAAAATGAAATTATTGGCAATATAACAGACACCGTACATATGTTTCACCATTATAAGAGTTATATATATTGATTTGGGTCAAAGTATATATGACTTGATCGACCAATCAAATTCACTTCCACCGTTCACAGTTTGTTCAGCTCCAACTCAACACTATTCCTTGATCAGAAGTGGTTTTCTTATGTCTTCCCACTTTTCCAATCGCTCCCTCGCTTTCTCcacctaatatatatatatatatatatatatatatatatatatatatatatatatatatatatatatatatatattcacacccaatttttaaaaaaaaaacaaaaaagaggAAGAATGAATAAAGAAAACAAACGCACCTCTTTGTTCCAGTCGGCACGAAATGTTACCCAAAGCAATATGAGAGTTTGCAATGTGGTTCCTCCAATCATCCCCGACCAAATACCCTACCaacattaataattataatgtTCAAATCCCCAACTGCGTGTACGTTAAATATATTCTTTGATTGagtaacatataaatatgattagATCTCTTATGATACAAATCTTTATTCGTGAGATGGGTCAACATAtcgatatttaaaaaaatattaattttttttcatgaatgATTCAAATGATCGATTTGTCTAATCAACCCCGAAAATCTCTCACAGGATCTCGTGAATACGTACCTTAACACCGAGTTTGAATGTAAAGCCCAGGAGACATCCAATTGGGATCCCAACCAAGTAGTAACACCCAACATTTACGTACGCTACAAACGCTTGCCATCCACACCCCACAGCCACCCCTTCCATAACATATTATTTCACTTCCGTAAGtagaccaaaaaaaaaagacaaaaaaacaaaaacaaaaacaaaaactacaCAATAATTGAGGaaagacaaacaaaaacaaaaacaacttaattataaatattttgccACCGAACAACATCAAATTGGACAATAAATTAAAGGAGTATTAACCACACCTTTCAGTTCGTAAATGATTGCTTTTAATCAATATATTTATGTGTTGTAATATTGCATCGTACGTCACATGATCTATGAAGTTGACGCATATATACGAGCCAAAAATTGAATACTTGCGGCCAGAAAACTTTAGACTCGTTGTGGAGCCCATATAGTACTCCATCATGATTTATGAGGAAACAATCAAGCcaaatttgaaattattttttaaataacaaaGAATATATATGGATATTTATCGTCACAAGTTTTGTGGCATTTTTTAAGAGaattttaattaaaccaatGCACAATAGAAGTTGGTATGCAAAAAATAAGCTCTGAAGACATCACGTGTTAATGTTATCAAGATGCTCCACCGGATCCAAATTCCTGAGATAGAGCATGGATTCTTTCGTAAAGTCTGGCATTTCATTCGACAATTTTGTTAATGGTGTTccttttttaattttgagaaaGACATTTCTTGCTTTTcctttgtatttttatttttttaattaattggttTGTGAAATAGCAAGAGACACGCACGAAATTGGAAGCAAAAGTCGAATTTAACACGAAAAAACCACAAGGACAAAATTAGGAAGTGGACAAGAAAATGCATGTTCACCAGATAAGACGGGTTGGATGCCATTCAGAACGAGCGTAACGGCCAACAACGGACAAAGGTCCGCCACCGCATCCGCCACCGTCTCCCCACCAGTGAACACGTAG comes from Henckelia pumila isolate YLH828 chromosome 4, ASM3356847v2, whole genome shotgun sequence and encodes:
- the LOC140867798 gene encoding uncharacterized protein, with translation MALLSKKCGYSKLQREDPDEIKHRMAQFLIYKSLQKADTMRRPSWLRVKMLRLKIKIGKKLRKGFSVASFSAKTDLYRQIASALKSWLQYCKQDSIVTSNALPPKWATHVGLALPPNPNHLMYQKSC